The Candidatus Krumholzibacteriota bacterium genome contains a region encoding:
- the eno gene encoding phosphopyruvate hydratase, whose amino-acid sequence MTSIEYLFAREVIDSRGNPTIEVEAYLAGGAVGSVIVPSGASTGEHEAVELRDGDKKRFGGKGVLTAVDNVNEIIAPEIIDLDALDQVYIDRLLCQLDGTANKGRLGANAILGVSLAIAKAAADELGLSLFEYIGGINAKVLPVPMMNVLNGGKHADNNVDIQEFMIVPVGAGSIREAVRYGAETFHALKKILSEKGYATSVGDEGGFAPNLKSNAEGFEVILAAIEKAGYRPGEDIALAIDAAASEFYRKDGYHLDAEGKILGAAEMISFYEDLVGRFPIISIEDGLDENDWNGWKSMNEALGGKIQIVGDDIFVTNTERLAKGIEQRCANSILIKLNQIGTLTETLDAIEMAKRAGFTSVISHRSGESEDVTIAHVAVATNAGQIKTGSMSRTDRVAKYNELLRIEEELGDTAIYPGLSAIESARTK is encoded by the coding sequence ATGACAAGTATCGAGTATCTCTTTGCCAGGGAAGTGATCGATTCTCGCGGAAATCCGACGATCGAGGTGGAGGCGTATCTCGCCGGCGGCGCGGTCGGAAGCGTGATCGTACCATCAGGCGCTTCGACCGGTGAACATGAAGCGGTAGAACTGCGCGATGGAGACAAGAAACGTTTCGGCGGCAAAGGTGTCCTTACTGCCGTCGACAACGTAAACGAGATCATTGCCCCGGAGATCATCGACCTTGACGCCCTCGACCAGGTCTATATCGACAGACTCCTCTGCCAGCTCGACGGTACGGCTAACAAAGGCAGGCTCGGCGCGAACGCGATCCTCGGCGTCTCCCTCGCCATCGCCAAGGCAGCGGCTGATGAACTCGGACTGTCGCTTTTCGAATATATCGGAGGCATAAACGCCAAGGTCCTCCCCGTCCCGATGATGAACGTGCTGAACGGTGGAAAACATGCCGACAATAACGTCGACATACAGGAATTCATGATAGTGCCGGTCGGAGCGGGATCGATCCGCGAAGCGGTCAGGTACGGCGCCGAAACCTTCCACGCGCTGAAAAAGATCCTCTCCGAAAAAGGGTACGCCACTTCTGTAGGGGATGAAGGAGGGTTCGCACCCAACCTCAAATCGAATGCCGAGGGATTCGAAGTGATTCTCGCCGCGATCGAGAAAGCGGGATACAGGCCGGGGGAGGATATCGCCCTCGCGATCGACGCGGCGGCGAGCGAGTTTTACCGTAAAGACGGTTACCACCTCGATGCCGAGGGAAAGATCCTTGGCGCGGCAGAGATGATCTCATTCTACGAAGACCTTGTCGGAAGGTTCCCCATCATATCGATCGAGGACGGCTTGGACGAAAATGACTGGAACGGATGGAAATCGATGAACGAGGCTCTCGGCGGAAAGATCCAGATCGTCGGAGACGATATCTTCGTTACCAACACGGAAAGACTGGCAAAAGGGATCGAGCAACGATGCGCCAATTCGATACTGATAAAGCTAAACCAGATCGGGACGCTGACCGAAACTCTCGACGCTATCGAAATGGCAAAGAGGGCAGGATTTACCTCGGTTATATCGCATCGCTCCGGCGAAAGCGAAGATGTCACGATAGCCCACGTGGCGGTCGCGACTAATGCCGGTCAGATAAAGACAGGTTCGATGTCCCGTACCGACAGGGTCGCCAAGTACAACGAACTTCTCCGGATCGAGGAGGAACTGGGAGATACGGCGATCTACCCTGGCCTCTCGGCTATTGAATCGGCCAGGACAAAATAA
- a CDS encoding septum formation initiator family protein has product MKSLWGQNNQYLRVKRNNLEISPKFTKMVLASIFILIAAIFLASDVGLWNLWQAQKEMDELESEIEILRAQTQYLRTTIEELKTNPFMIEKVARERYGYLRPGDRVYRIIPLPADQENYPISTTSLDIKGASQ; this is encoded by the coding sequence ATGAAATCTCTCTGGGGACAGAACAATCAGTATCTCAGGGTCAAACGGAACAACCTGGAAATCAGCCCGAAATTCACGAAGATGGTACTGGCGAGCATATTCATACTTATCGCCGCGATCTTTCTGGCCAGCGACGTCGGCCTCTGGAACCTATGGCAGGCCCAGAAAGAGATGGATGAGCTGGAAAGCGAGATCGAGATACTGAGGGCGCAGACACAGTACCTCAGAACGACAATCGAGGAATTGAAGACCAATCCTTTCATGATCGAGAAAGTCGCCAGAGAACGTTACGGTTATCTCAGGCCGGGTGACAGGGTCTACCGGATAATCCCCCTCCCTGCCGATCAAGAAAACTATCCAATATCAACAACTTCTCTTGACATCAAGGGGGCAAGTCAATAA
- a CDS encoding CehA/McbA family metallohydrolase: MNSRHPVRVPQWLSARMAFSFALMLVVVASGTGASFSGHAALDKRPDVAAGLAGSSYEGQPAAYRCLTVVILDDATGDTLCARCAVIDCLSVVRYPSVMSFYHTAMGGYFYSDGSFSLVLPEGRMTVKAGHGFEYRPMITTVDLRSDTTVTLNLSRIADLRGQLWYSGDIHFHLKHGSGVYFLKPEHGHFFGLAEDLAVLNCLDSYSGFTGAPDPSSCPYCIIYISEEVRSGVWGHYGLLGLQRLIEPYGSDWGPLLLDYADSTHSQPGAIVVAAHPVSSYDFDQITAWPGSGIARELPIDIARGKIDAFEIMSYSNCGANGIETALWYNLLNCGFKLPACGGTDALPNYLDSNPIGGNRTYVRIPGDQFGYYEWLDGVVKGRTFVTNGPLFARFNVFDREAGDSLDVFSGHFNIPVSIRVKSVWPLLAAQIVANGEVVRTLYPSFDPCVIDTIVNIDMRESAWIASRVFGENNGWLPVGGYLFAHTSPVYITIGGKPVLKRESAEYFVRWIDDLLDIVRRRDWPSKADSVTAAEALIGGREYYQGLLGVPCDADDPAAQPIPVPSIEILFMPNPMSSGTMIRFATKGIEIGSPFRVRQAGDKEVEMIDLTIYDAAGRVVRRLYRGRLDSASFDRFWDGKDDRGIDVASGIYFCRAVAGGAGKSEKIVVVR; the protein is encoded by the coding sequence ATGAACAGCAGACACCCGGTGAGAGTACCGCAATGGCTTTCAGCCCGCATGGCCTTTTCGTTTGCGCTCATGCTGGTCGTTGTGGCATCCGGCACCGGAGCATCTTTTTCCGGTCACGCCGCTCTGGATAAGCGTCCCGATGTTGCGGCAGGGTTGGCAGGATCATCTTATGAGGGCCAGCCTGCGGCTTATCGCTGCCTTACAGTGGTCATTCTCGACGACGCGACGGGAGATACTCTTTGCGCGAGATGCGCCGTGATCGACTGTCTTTCCGTAGTTCGATATCCCTCGGTCATGAGTTTCTACCATACCGCGATGGGGGGATATTTCTATTCTGATGGATCTTTTTCACTTGTACTGCCAGAAGGGCGGATGACGGTCAAAGCAGGCCACGGTTTTGAATACAGGCCGATGATCACCACGGTAGATCTCCGGTCCGACACTACCGTGACACTGAACCTCTCGAGGATCGCGGATCTGCGGGGTCAACTCTGGTATTCAGGCGACATTCATTTTCACCTGAAACATGGATCCGGGGTCTATTTTCTCAAACCGGAGCATGGGCATTTTTTCGGCCTTGCCGAGGATCTCGCCGTTCTCAACTGTCTCGATTCATACTCCGGTTTTACCGGCGCGCCCGATCCTTCAAGTTGTCCATACTGTATTATCTATATCTCCGAAGAGGTGAGAAGCGGCGTATGGGGACACTATGGGCTGCTGGGGCTACAGAGACTTATCGAACCCTACGGTTCTGACTGGGGTCCGCTTCTTCTCGATTATGCCGATTCTACGCACTCTCAGCCCGGAGCGATCGTCGTGGCGGCCCATCCTGTCTCTTCGTACGATTTCGACCAGATCACAGCCTGGCCCGGTTCGGGAATAGCGCGAGAGCTTCCCATCGATATCGCCAGGGGGAAGATCGACGCCTTCGAGATAATGAGCTACAGTAATTGCGGAGCCAATGGGATCGAGACGGCTCTCTGGTACAATCTTCTCAATTGCGGATTCAAACTTCCCGCCTGCGGGGGTACGGATGCCCTTCCCAATTATCTCGATTCCAACCCGATAGGGGGGAACAGGACTTATGTCAGGATCCCAGGCGACCAGTTTGGGTACTACGAATGGCTCGATGGAGTGGTAAAGGGAAGGACCTTTGTCACTAACGGTCCTCTCTTTGCCAGGTTCAACGTGTTCGACAGGGAAGCGGGCGATTCGCTCGATGTATTCAGCGGACACTTCAATATTCCAGTTTCGATAAGGGTAAAGTCGGTATGGCCTCTTCTCGCCGCGCAGATAGTCGCCAACGGCGAAGTGGTAAGGACTCTCTATCCCTCATTCGATCCGTGCGTGATCGATACTATTGTGAATATCGATATGCGGGAGAGCGCCTGGATAGCATCACGGGTCTTTGGAGAGAACAACGGCTGGCTGCCAGTCGGCGGTTATCTTTTCGCTCATACCAGTCCCGTCTACATCACCATAGGAGGAAAACCCGTCCTCAAAAGGGAATCGGCGGAATATTTCGTGCGATGGATCGATGATCTTCTCGATATCGTCCGGAGAAGAGACTGGCCATCGAAGGCAGATTCTGTCACGGCGGCGGAGGCGCTGATCGGCGGAAGGGAATATTACCAAGGCCTTCTAGGTGTTCCGTGCGACGCTGATGATCCAGCCGCTCAACCGATCCCCGTTCCATCCATAGAGATCTTGTTCATGCCGAATCCGATGAGTTCGGGAACGATGATCCGGTTCGCCACAAAGGGGATAGAAATAGGATCGCCTTTTCGCGTTCGACAGGCAGGGGATAAAGAGGTTGAAATGATCGACCTGACGATATACGACGCCGCTGGCAGAGTTGTAAGGAGGCTTTACAGGGGTAGACTCGACTCCGCTTCATTTGACAGGTTCTGGGATGGAAAGGACGATCGGGGTATCGATGTCGCCAGCGGGATCTATTTCTGCAGGGCAGTTGCAGGCGGCGCCGGAAAATCGGAGAAGATCGTGGTAGTCAGATAG
- a CDS encoding peptidase C1 codes for MKRSALLIIAFLMVAQAGLVCAGAQAGGKDRVTYKKRYRDPVLKQMIAENDSLKALADSVTGEIDAKYSKEEKEEKENRKVIRFDFSGISKPESPSKFNPPFHFPPVPQYLTGTCWCFCTTSFMESEIARITGRQVKLSEIYTVYWEYVEKARGYVQKRGHQPFVEGAESDGVFIIWDKYGIVPAEAYPGLKMYDKHNHGPMLDEMKAYLDMVAEKGYWNEESNIKHIREILDRYLGPPPAEFDFDGKKMTPRGFLKDILKVDSSDYVQFISTLSSPFYEMAEFDVHDNWRPTGTYYNIPLDSFYDTIKKSIRNGYTVCIGGDVSEPGYYGMEDACVIPTFDIPYEYIDQDSRELRIYKKTTDDDHGVHLIGYAKKGGKDWYLIKDSARASRHGKFEGYIFYREDYIRLKMLSYTVHRDAARDILMEIEKRAK; via the coding sequence ATGAAACGTTCAGCGCTTTTGATCATCGCTTTTTTAATGGTGGCTCAGGCGGGTCTGGTCTGCGCCGGCGCTCAGGCTGGAGGGAAAGACAGGGTCACGTATAAAAAGAGGTATCGCGATCCGGTCCTGAAGCAGATGATCGCGGAAAACGACAGCCTGAAGGCACTTGCCGACAGTGTCACGGGAGAGATCGACGCGAAGTACAGCAAGGAGGAAAAGGAGGAAAAGGAGAACAGGAAGGTCATCCGGTTCGATTTCTCCGGCATCAGTAAACCGGAGTCTCCGTCGAAATTCAATCCTCCCTTTCACTTTCCCCCCGTCCCGCAGTATCTCACCGGAACATGCTGGTGCTTCTGCACGACTTCATTCATGGAATCGGAGATAGCGAGGATCACGGGCCGTCAGGTAAAGCTCTCTGAGATATACACTGTTTACTGGGAATATGTCGAAAAGGCCAGAGGATACGTACAAAAAAGAGGCCACCAGCCTTTTGTAGAGGGAGCGGAATCAGACGGCGTATTCATAATATGGGATAAATACGGGATAGTCCCGGCCGAGGCGTATCCGGGCCTGAAAATGTACGACAAGCACAATCACGGGCCGATGCTCGACGAGATGAAAGCCTATCTCGACATGGTCGCGGAAAAGGGATACTGGAATGAAGAATCCAATATAAAACACATAAGAGAGATCCTTGACAGGTATCTCGGTCCTCCGCCGGCCGAATTCGATTTCGATGGAAAGAAGATGACCCCGAGGGGATTTCTGAAAGATATCCTCAAGGTCGACTCCTCCGATTACGTCCAGTTCATCTCCACGCTCTCCTCTCCTTTTTACGAGATGGCGGAATTCGACGTGCACGACAACTGGAGGCCGACCGGCACCTATTACAATATTCCTCTCGACAGTTTTTACGATACGATAAAAAAATCGATCAGGAACGGCTATACGGTCTGTATTGGCGGAGATGTCTCAGAACCGGGGTACTACGGGATGGAAGATGCCTGCGTGATCCCGACTTTCGATATACCGTACGAATATATCGACCAGGATTCGCGGGAACTGAGGATATACAAGAAGACGACCGACGACGATCACGGAGTACACCTTATCGGGTACGCGAAAAAGGGCGGAAAAGACTGGTATCTGATCAAGGATTCGGCCAGGGCTTCGAGGCACGGGAAGTTTGAAGGGTATATTTTCTACAGGGAAGATTACATCAGGCTGAAGATGCTCTCATATACTGTTCATCGTGATGCCGCGAGAGATATTCTGATGGAGATAGAAAAAAGAGCGAAATAA
- a CDS encoding PD40 domain-containing protein, with protein sequence MNLLSKVLTASLLAVLLAGVAGESKSEEARLLRYPHIMGDKAAFVYAGDIWTVPVSGGRARRITSFPEGLEVFPRISPDGKWIAFSGEYSGTRQVYVVPYDGGVPKRLTYYPDVGQMPPRGGYDYMILDWTPDGKKILVRSNRTPFGRRVGRYFLIDPDKPGIEEEIQISEGGPASFSPDGKKLAYNIKSREFRTWKRYNAGRAQDVFIYDLARNEVERIAAFKGTDNFPMWVDESIYFTSDRDSKRKLNIYRYDSLTKEVSKVTDFNEYDVLWPSRGGDRMIFENGGYLYWLKAGSASPVKIEVSLGSDKPFIRPVFKNVKDQIGEFSISPSGKRAVFAARGEIFTVPAEHGVTRNITRSDAVRERSVEWSPDGRSIAYLSEKSGEYELWIAPQDGKGEPKQITSGTDSWIMGPVWSPDSKKIAYSDKKNRLWVVDVESSSKEQADISGISGIADYSFSPDSRWVVYTRDGDNRMSSVWVYSIESKKASRLTSDLANERSAVFSKDGKYLYFVSSRDFTYPDKEWEDRIYIATLNSSEENPLAPLNDEEKIEEEKEDKGEAKKIDEDDVLRVNIDIDRFESRVLAIPVPAGTYFGLTAVEGGVAFIEMDENRDMTLKKFDLESRETKEIISGIRAYQIAAGGKKFIYSPARGGGYGITDFAPGKKTSDGTLDLGGLEMRIDPTTEWKEIYHDAWRIMRDWFYDPGMHGVDWKKMHDRYAVLLPHVAHRGDLDYLLGELIGELNAGHCYVNEGDMPHAERVPVGLLGCRFEADGKYYRISKIYQGANWHDDERSPLTEPGMNVNEGSYLLEIDGNAVTTSESPYKYLENRVGVPVVLKINDKPSMKEAREITVRPIASELSLFYIDWVEENRRLVDKLSGGRVGYMHVPNTWYDGYREFLKAWQPLMNKEALIIDERYNGGGHSPFEMVQMMSNTVYSYWAVRHAEMNSTPFPVNEGPKAMLINGLSSSGGDAFPFYFRKAGLGPLIGETTWGGLIGYGFSPGFIDGGRFAVPGFSFINPEGEWDVEAVGVDPDIYVWDDPTLIQAGKEPMIEKAVEYLLEELKKNPVKKVKQPPYPDRSN encoded by the coding sequence ATGAATCTGCTATCAAAAGTACTCACCGCATCGCTTCTCGCCGTATTACTGGCGGGAGTGGCCGGCGAGTCGAAGAGTGAAGAAGCGAGGCTGCTTCGTTACCCCCATATAATGGGTGACAAGGCAGCCTTTGTCTATGCCGGGGATATCTGGACGGTTCCGGTGAGTGGCGGACGGGCGCGAAGGATCACTTCGTTTCCTGAAGGACTCGAGGTATTTCCAAGGATATCTCCCGACGGTAAATGGATCGCCTTTTCAGGGGAATATTCCGGGACTCGGCAGGTATATGTCGTGCCTTACGACGGGGGCGTTCCTAAAAGGCTTACATACTATCCCGACGTCGGCCAGATGCCGCCCAGGGGTGGATACGACTATATGATCCTCGACTGGACGCCTGACGGAAAAAAGATACTTGTCAGGAGTAACAGGACTCCTTTCGGGCGGAGGGTCGGAAGGTATTTCCTGATTGATCCGGACAAGCCGGGAATAGAGGAAGAGATCCAGATCTCGGAGGGAGGTCCCGCTTCTTTTTCTCCCGACGGCAAAAAGCTCGCGTATAATATCAAATCCCGGGAGTTCAGGACCTGGAAGAGGTATAACGCGGGAAGGGCGCAGGATGTCTTCATCTATGACCTTGCCAGAAACGAGGTCGAGCGTATAGCCGCGTTCAAGGGCACCGACAATTTTCCCATGTGGGTCGATGAATCGATCTATTTCACTTCGGACCGCGACTCGAAGAGAAAACTCAATATTTACCGCTATGATAGCCTCACGAAAGAGGTAAGCAAAGTCACCGACTTCAACGAATACGATGTTCTATGGCCGAGCCGCGGCGGAGACAGGATGATCTTCGAGAACGGCGGTTATCTCTACTGGCTCAAGGCGGGAAGCGCAAGCCCGGTCAAGATCGAGGTCTCACTCGGAAGCGACAAGCCGTTCATCAGGCCAGTCTTCAAGAATGTGAAGGACCAGATAGGAGAGTTCTCGATCTCTCCGTCGGGCAAGAGGGCGGTATTCGCCGCGAGAGGCGAGATCTTCACCGTTCCAGCCGAGCACGGCGTGACGCGCAACATCACCAGGAGCGACGCTGTCAGGGAGCGCTCGGTGGAGTGGTCGCCTGACGGAAGATCGATAGCTTATCTTTCGGAAAAAAGCGGCGAGTATGAACTGTGGATAGCTCCGCAGGATGGCAAGGGAGAGCCGAAACAGATCACCAGCGGGACAGATTCGTGGATAATGGGACCGGTCTGGTCTCCCGACAGCAAAAAGATCGCTTATAGCGACAAGAAGAACAGGCTCTGGGTCGTCGACGTGGAAAGTTCGAGTAAAGAGCAGGCTGATATATCCGGGATCAGCGGGATCGCCGATTATTCATTCTCACCGGACAGCAGGTGGGTCGTCTATACCAGGGATGGCGATAACAGGATGAGTTCAGTCTGGGTATATTCGATTGAAAGTAAAAAAGCGTCGAGGCTGACGAGTGATCTCGCGAACGAGAGAAGTGCTGTCTTCTCAAAGGATGGTAAATATCTCTATTTCGTTTCAAGCAGGGATTTCACATACCCCGATAAAGAATGGGAAGACAGGATATATATCGCCACTCTGAATTCGAGCGAGGAAAATCCCCTTGCCCCTCTGAACGACGAGGAAAAGATCGAGGAGGAGAAGGAAGATAAGGGGGAGGCGAAGAAAATAGATGAGGATGATGTCCTCAGGGTGAACATAGATATCGACCGGTTCGAGTCAAGGGTCCTCGCGATCCCGGTTCCAGCCGGCACGTATTTCGGCCTCACTGCTGTGGAGGGAGGTGTCGCCTTTATCGAGATGGATGAGAATCGCGATATGACTCTGAAAAAGTTCGATCTTGAATCGAGGGAGACAAAGGAGATCATAAGCGGGATAAGGGCGTATCAGATAGCGGCAGGAGGGAAAAAATTCATCTACTCTCCCGCACGCGGAGGCGGATACGGCATAACCGATTTCGCGCCTGGCAAGAAGACGAGCGACGGCACGCTCGATCTAGGCGGCCTGGAGATGAGGATCGATCCCACGACCGAATGGAAAGAGATATACCATGACGCGTGGAGGATAATGCGCGACTGGTTCTACGATCCAGGCATGCACGGGGTCGACTGGAAGAAGATGCATGACAGGTATGCCGTGTTACTTCCACATGTCGCTCACCGGGGCGATCTCGATTATCTCCTGGGAGAACTGATCGGAGAGCTCAATGCCGGGCATTGCTATGTAAACGAAGGGGATATGCCTCATGCTGAGAGAGTCCCTGTCGGGCTGCTCGGCTGCCGGTTTGAAGCAGACGGAAAATATTACAGGATCTCGAAGATCTACCAGGGCGCCAACTGGCACGATGATGAACGTTCTCCCCTTACCGAACCGGGAATGAACGTCAACGAGGGAAGCTACCTTCTCGAGATAGACGGAAACGCGGTGACGACATCGGAGAGCCCGTATAAGTATCTCGAGAACAGGGTAGGCGTCCCCGTGGTGCTGAAGATAAACGACAAGCCTTCGATGAAAGAGGCGAGGGAGATAACGGTAAGACCGATCGCCAGCGAACTGAGCCTCTTCTATATAGACTGGGTGGAGGAGAACAGAAGGCTCGTCGACAAGCTTTCAGGTGGACGCGTGGGATATATGCATGTTCCCAATACATGGTATGATGGGTACAGGGAATTTCTGAAAGCATGGCAGCCCTTGATGAACAAGGAAGCTCTCATTATAGACGAAAGGTATAACGGAGGGGGGCACTCGCCGTTCGAGATGGTGCAGATGATGAGCAACACCGTTTACAGTTACTGGGCGGTAAGGCATGCCGAGATGAACTCGACGCCGTTCCCCGTCAATGAGGGTCCGAAAGCGATGCTGATCAACGGTCTTTCGTCTTCCGGGGGCGACGCGTTCCCATTCTACTTCCGAAAAGCGGGGTTGGGTCCGCTGATCGGCGAGACGACATGGGGGGGGCTTATCGGGTACGGTTTCTCACCGGGTTTCATCGATGGCGGAAGGTTCGCCGTTCCAGGATTCTCCTTCATAAATCCTGAAGGAGAGTGGGACGTTGAAGCTGTCGGCGTCGATCCCGATATCTATGTCTGGGACGATCCGACGCTCATCCAGGCTGGAAAAGAGCCGATGATCGAGAAAGCGGTGGAGTATCTTCTTGAGGAGTTGAAGAAGAACCCGGTAAAGAAGGTAAAACAACCTCCGTATCCGGACAGAAGCAATTAG
- a CDS encoding DUF4230 domain-containing protein encodes MTTVLVSGVFGFSLAVAIWIAFRILKKRLGHSGPSVKVFASIDHLRSVGELVVFKIITKEIVTTAEHWFGEAGKKYFQWLISAKKMAMVFEFEIDFRYDLRDPEFVIEEKKTGHYLLKMPKCLYEVHIRDISFYDEQSAKLLPWLLPGLLTKAFGTGSTEEDKNRLKEEAKLQAAQMAGLLVQKMRSEVQNSTRKTLEALARNFGAEEVTFDFTHADLIRSKVEAALLNSGEG; translated from the coding sequence ATGACGACTGTACTGGTATCGGGTGTTTTCGGTTTTTCCCTCGCCGTTGCGATCTGGATCGCCTTCCGGATCCTGAAAAAAAGACTGGGGCACTCAGGCCCATCGGTCAAGGTTTTTGCCTCTATCGACCATCTTCGCTCCGTCGGTGAGCTTGTCGTCTTCAAGATCATCACAAAGGAGATCGTCACTACGGCGGAACACTGGTTCGGTGAAGCAGGCAAGAAATATTTCCAGTGGCTGATCTCCGCCAAGAAAATGGCGATGGTCTTCGAGTTCGAGATCGATTTCAGATACGACCTGCGAGACCCTGAATTTGTAATCGAGGAAAAGAAGACCGGACATTATCTACTCAAGATGCCTAAATGCCTCTACGAAGTACATATCAGGGACATCAGTTTCTACGACGAGCAGAGCGCCAAACTCCTTCCATGGCTTCTCCCAGGCCTGCTGACTAAAGCTTTCGGTACGGGTTCCACGGAGGAAGACAAAAACCGCCTCAAAGAAGAAGCAAAACTGCAGGCCGCGCAGATGGCCGGACTCCTCGTCCAGAAGATGAGGTCCGAGGTCCAGAACTCGACCCGAAAGACCCTTGAAGCTCTCGCGAGGAATTTCGGCGCGGAAGAAGTGACCTTCGATTTCACGCACGCCGACCTGATCCGTTCCAAAGTGGAAGCGGCCCTGCTTAACTCGGGCGAGGGGTAG
- a CDS encoding polysaccharide pyruvyl transferase family protein, which translates to MKIAIITHHAVCNFGAQLQVLSTYSYLHKLGHDVIILDYRCLKIQARYLATVNPEFLNQHEEFCRKFIPLSVRCHSSEELIECCQKLDPDLIITGSDAVFRLLPSGEPEGHFPNPFWLTWVKKSNGLSCAKASLAASAHGANYYRLPVNTLKGIRAALVEMNFVSVRDRWSQLMVSSVTIGKIRPARCPDPLFMLNDCFTIPDEYMNEPANNKKQYLLLMPNKGFLTNDWVLDFKSIAHSHGLKVFSLPWPTFETNLCVDYRIHLPISPLGWYAWIQNAAGYIGSLFHPLVAAISNEVPFVSLDMYYDPIISIRSKVLDMCATAGAQSLVIGGPRVPRLSPARAFELLHSPQQRNANRYASCAREQFTEIIAKLFAEIY; encoded by the coding sequence ATGAAAATTGCTATTATTACACATCACGCCGTATGTAACTTTGGGGCTCAACTGCAAGTGTTATCCACGTATAGTTATCTTCACAAGCTTGGTCATGACGTGATCATCCTTGACTACAGGTGCCTGAAAATCCAGGCCAGGTATCTTGCTACAGTCAATCCCGAGTTCCTGAACCAGCACGAAGAATTCTGCAGGAAATTTATTCCTTTGTCAGTTCGCTGCCATTCATCGGAAGAATTGATCGAATGTTGCCAGAAACTGGATCCCGACCTGATAATCACCGGGAGTGACGCAGTATTCCGGCTTCTGCCTTCAGGCGAGCCGGAGGGGCATTTCCCCAATCCATTCTGGCTTACATGGGTAAAAAAGAGTAACGGTCTTTCCTGCGCGAAAGCAAGTCTTGCAGCTTCTGCTCACGGCGCAAACTACTATAGATTACCAGTCAACACTCTTAAAGGTATTCGGGCGGCCCTCGTTGAAATGAATTTTGTCAGTGTCCGTGATCGTTGGAGTCAGTTGATGGTTTCATCGGTCACTATAGGGAAAATCCGGCCAGCACGATGTCCGGATCCCCTGTTCATGTTAAACGATTGTTTCACGATCCCGGATGAATATATGAATGAGCCAGCGAATAATAAAAAACAATATCTTCTTTTGATGCCCAATAAAGGTTTTTTGACAAATGATTGGGTTCTGGATTTTAAAAGCATAGCACATAGTCATGGTCTCAAGGTGTTCAGCCTGCCTTGGCCGACATTTGAAACAAATTTGTGCGTCGATTACAGGATCCATCTGCCGATATCGCCACTTGGCTGGTATGCGTGGATACAAAATGCCGCAGGGTATATCGGTTCACTATTCCATCCACTCGTAGCAGCGATTTCAAATGAAGTTCCGTTCGTCAGTCTGGACATGTATTACGATCCCATAATTAGTATTCGGAGCAAGGTCTTGGATATGTGCGCAACAGCAGGCGCTCAGTCACTTGTTATTGGGGGTCCACGCGTTCCGCGACTTTCACCGGCCAGAGCATTCGAATTACTTCATTCTCCCCAACAGCGCAATGCCAATAGATATGCCAGTTGTGCCAGGGAACAATTCACCGAAATTATTGCTAAACTATTTGCTGAGATATATTGA